One Nicotiana sylvestris chromosome 12, ASM39365v2, whole genome shotgun sequence genomic window carries:
- the LOC104237965 gene encoding uncharacterized protein yields the protein MRWLIWNVRGINKWHKRKELKNYPKNKNISLAGIIETRVKEHNARSVSHHIAPGWEMFNNYNAAINGRIRLLWDTNYYSVRVIKAEAHVLHYVVTNIINDHEYAVSIVYSFNTVEQRKLLWDNLKEIEQMTFIPWVIGGDFNAVLQLQDRMHGNLVTKAETQDFSKCIQDLKVSELTWEGDYYTWSNKQGGGDRIWSKIDRMFGDYKWMMQWGHISTVYELPFISDHAPMTLTFNDQHRSRKIPFKFFNIWAEHERFNYEVQQIWKQSFHRQKMQNVWMKIKALRLVLRKLNVEEFKFIRQKIEIARIELEHGQKSIDTSSSSELLLQEKELI from the coding sequence ATGAGATGGTTAATCTGGAATGTTAGGGGCATTAATAAGTGGCACAAAAGGAAGGAGCTGAAAAACTATCCAAAGAATAAAAACATTAGTTTAGCTGGGATCATTGAAACAAGAGTAAAGGAACACAATGCTAGAAGTGTCAGCCATCATATAGCCCCTGGGTGGGAGATGTTCAACAACTATAATGCTGCAATCAATGGAAGAATACGGTTACTATGGGATACTAATTATTACTCAGTCAGGGTGATTAAAGCAGAGGCGCATGTACTACATTATGTTGTCACAAATATCATAAATGATCATGAATATGCAGTGTCCATAGTTTATAGTTTTAATACAGTTGAACAAAGGAAACTGTTATGGGATAACTTGAAAGAGATAGAGCAAATGACATTCATACCATGGGTGATTGGGGGAGATTTTAATGCTGTTTTGCAACTACAAGATAGAATGCATGGAAATCTAGTTACTAAGGCTGAGACTCAAGATTTCAGCAAATGTATCCAAGACCTGAAGGTTAGTGAATTGACTTGGGAGGGTGATTATTATACGTGGTCCAACAAGCAAGGTGGTGGTGACAGGATATGGAGCAAAATTGATAGGATGTTTGGTGATTATAAATGGATGATGCAATGGGGTCATATATCCACCGTGTATGAACTACCATTTatttctgatcatgctcctatgACACTAACCTTCAATGATCAGCACAGAAGCAGGAAAATCCCTTTCAAATTTTTCAATATCTGGGCTGAGCATGAGAGGTTCAATTATGAAGTGCAGCAAATTTGGAAGCAAAGTTTTCACAGACAGAAGATGCAGAATGTGTGGATGAAAATAAAAGCACTAAGGCTAGTACTGAGAAAACTAAATGTGGAAGAGTTTAAGTTCATTAGACAAAAGATAGAGATAGCCAGAATTGAACTTGAACATGGCCAAAAAAGTATAGACACAAGTAGCTCCTCTGAGCTGTTACTGCAAGAAAAGGAATTGATTTAG